The nucleotide sequence TTAAGAAGGTGTAAAAGACTTTTCAGGACCTGCTAAGTGACACTGCAGGAGACTAAGAAGGGATACAGTCAAATAAATGCGAGGGGGGTAAAGGGGTAGAAAGGGAGACAAAAAGAGGTAAAGGCTGCGAGTCTGAATGAAGTGATGaaaggaaacagaaagaaagggaggaCAAGAAGGGAAATAAACGGATTGAGCAAGCAGAGGTGTGCTCTGTATAGAAAATGGCCGTATCCAGCTGTCCCTTCCACCCAGCTCTACCCAGAAACCCTTCAATCAAACAACCACGATCAAGCCTGACCACTGTAGCATCCCCAGGCTGCTTTCATTCgttctcattcattcattcatccatttttcctctcctccgGTGCTTTAAGCCTACCAATTATCATCAGTTGCCCCCAGACGGCCTCTGTCCTTGTTCCTGTTTCAGCTGGCCTTTCAAACAGCCCCTGCATTAATAAGCCAGTTGTTACAAATAAAAAGGGAGGTGAGCGGTGATTATTCAAAGCCCTCCtaaaagagagaggcagagagaggaagccCATGTTTCACACCCAGGgagagtaaaagccccgcctgCCATTTATGGGGCTGCCCAAAGGCCCCAGTATGGAGACTAACAGGAGGGATAATAAAGGACAGAAGGAGGCTGCAGTGGTTCAGGATATGAAAAAGGTTCTCAGTACTGAAAAACACCTAAAACCACTGACTGACAGGGACAGGTAGATTCATTTAAAGAGGCAGGGTCTTTCATAGATTTGTCCAATAAGATACAAAAGATGAAAACCACTTGGTGGCACATTAAATAAAGACTTACACGgcaagtttggtatttttcaacacgggaactattttctcatgtttgacGTTTaggtgactaatgggaacaacattttttgaaactggtgtAGTGTTGAGCCAGAGCACTACAACTAGCAGCGGTGACACAGTCTGGAGCAAAACCACTTAGGGCATGTTTACACCATCAGTTTaatgcgggatttatacttctgcatcgaatTAACGCCgcagcctgacatgcacctccccagaagtGCTTGCACGTCGTGGCGATGCAGACTTCCCGTCTATTtttgtgagctgaaaccatttccctcagtggaaacaaagcttttatttacttttatttcacagatgagaaacaataaattgtgaagacaataaagcctccacattGCTctcattgctaggctaatttatacaatgtaaaatgccataggcttgtgctaataacgttagcatgttatatttgtttggaaaacatgtttagtataagacagttattTTGTCGGTTAACCTTGTGAGTtctaatggagccgaattttgtaatgttacctttgttacatgttgctgttgtccctggcttcatatgagtagaggaaacgtctgctagctgctaggctaatttatacaaggtaaaatgccataggcttgtgctaataacgttagcatgttgtatttgtttggaaaacgtgtttagtataagacagttattttgtcggtgaaccttgtgagttgtaatggagccaaattttgtaatgttacctttgttacatgttgctgttgtccctggcttcatatgagtagagaataagtctgctagccactaggctaatttatacaatataaaatgccataggcttgtgctaataacgttagcatgttatgtttgtttagaaaacgtgtttagtataagacagttgttttgtcagtgaacattgtgagttgtaatggagccgaattttgtaacgttacctttgttaaatgttgctgttgtccctggcttcatatgagtagagaaaaagtctgctagccactaggataatttatacaatataaaatgccataggcttgtgctaaaacgttagcatgttgtatttgtggggaaaatgtgtccagataaagacaagtgtttgtctgtgaatgctgcgagttatagtgaagctgatttgtgttcttgtatttgaaattgtctctattaagccatgttgtgtttaatgtgtgttttgaatcaactaaactgtGCAGCACTgtattttggaggtgtaactgcagagtgacacagacacacgctgATGAACAAGTATTAATTCCGCGTTCACtgtaagtgtttgtttttgccactgacaggctcatatttttattattagtgtctgacaacattacggaaatgatccctacagagatacgCATTTTTGTGTAAGCAGAAACACCCCCGAAATCGCTATCGCCAAACCAACCAGaccccatttaaataaacactaattTTGTCATTAGAAAATACACTTCATTcaagtcaacaaaaacaaaataaaagtcacaaaacccatcttggtttgtctttccactgttcaaacaatcaccaactcatgactgtaacagtatgacatcaatatgtcaacaaggatgaatttttcatatcatattaaaatttATACCAGTATTATCATGAATGAGGTGATATGGCACACCCACATAAAGAAGAGAAAACTCTTATTCGCGCCAGTAGAAGAAGAACTTGAATCCAAAactaaataaagattattaagTAGTGCATGATAGTATAAACACCAGTGTGGAACACAGCTTCATATTTTGCCCACTAACTCTGCCCTGCATTCATACCGTTTGTTCTATTTTGGGATATAAGAACCCTTTGCCAGTCAGTAATAAAGATCTGAATTCAATTTTCAACACCCTACCCTTGTACTGACTACAAAGAAGGGAAGAAATAAAACAGCATGTCTCTGCCCAACCACACATTTTACTCCCACTTTTCCTGTTTCCTCTTCTTCCGTTCAAACAGGGTCTAATCTTATTTTATGGCAGTGAAGGTAAACAGTCGCACCTTCTTAAAGAAGTTACTACGCAAGAAGACGACGTATCAGAGCAAGAATGAAAGTGGTCCAGCAGGGTTTGCAAAGAAACAAACCCAGTGTGAAAATGAATCTGTATCTTTCAATACACCATATTCGGAGCCAGGTATGTATCAAGGAGTCCTAAGGTTGTGGGTGCCATGTTGAAATTTCTAACCTTTGTGGGTAAACTTGTGAAACATGTGACTAAAGTGCACAAACCTCGCTAAGGTAAATGAAAATAAGGTCATTCTATGTCAAACCATTTTAGATTTGTTCAAACTTTCAATATATGCTATTTGACACCAAATAAAtgctgcaaacatttttttcaatgatTACCTGGACTTTTAACATGGCTTTAAATTTTTCCAAGGGGACTAGATTATCAAGATGTAATATGCTCTGCAGAATATTACAAGTCCAGGAAGCAAAGCAAGAAattgcttttttccccacctgaCAGTTAACTCCTACAGGCACAAATTTGGCAAGGGCACAGAaaaaacagcagctcaacagATCCAAGTAATTGAATGGCACCAGCAGATGTAATAGTTTTAGTTACTGGCCcttgaaaatggaaaaataacacaaaatggGTGGTTTGGGGGCCCTAATCAGCAGGGGTGGGAATCCCCGgtacgatattatcacaatactaaggtaagtcatgatacaatattattgtgatttcaaatatgctgagtattatgaaaaaatatattgcaCTATATTGCAAAttgttaccttttttcaactgtaaattatgtccccaatggaaaactttgtcatcatctgttttatttaataagataaagttttcagtctgttcatctcacctcaGCTATTTCTTTGCAGCATCAAAATGCATCTAGTGGACTGAGAAGgcaactgattatattattctagtaggttACCTTaactttaatttgtatttgtaatactAATGATTTATACAATAAAAAAGTCCCCCAAAGTATATTCATATGGACGTTTCCATATTTACTgcaaaaaatacagtgtttaATTGGTTGTGTGAAATTACAGGGGCTCTAATATCATCAGAATATGAGATATGGCAAGTACAGCCAAGGTTGCACTTTGTCGCCATTTTGAAATGCCAAAATGGAGATGACAACTCATTCCTAGGACAAAAAATGTGGGCGAAAAGGGGTCTATATGTGGGCATTTTCTGTGTTAAGTTATTAGTTCCTTCCTTGTTGCCTTCATGTTTAAATTGAACAAGATATGTGTTttcagtagggctgcaactaactattattgttgattaatctgtcgattattttctcaattaatccaTTTGCTGTTTAAGcaaaaaaatgtgagaaaatggtgaaaaatgtagtgtttcctaaagcccaagatgacgaccccaaatgttttgttttgttcacagACGAAAAATATTTGGGTTACCGTCaaagaggagtaaaaaaaaaaaaaaaaattcacatgtaagaagctggaatcagaaatttttttactctttttaactaattaattgatttttaaattagttggcaatttaTTAAATAATTGATGACAATTcaattaatcattgcagctctatttTTAGGGACCAACATGTCAAAAAAACTTTGCAATTCTCAAAATTaagcaaaaatattttacagaacttttattttctctgacaGCATAAACACAAGGTGTAAACTAagtctaaaatgtaaaaaaaaaaaaaatctgatttgacacAGAGTGACCTACGAGGAAAAACTTTCATTGTCATGTAATCCTCTCATACAACAGtgtgtgggtctgtgtgtgtgtgagtgtcatttacctgcacATCTGAAGCTCTGAGCAGTTAGCCCCTTCTCCACGGCCAGACAGGTGAGAATACTGAGGAAACTGGTGGTGACTGACTGCCTCTTGGCTTTCTGGGCCTCCCGCTGTCTCCTCTCCCTGGATGGTTTTGATCTCAACAGCACTCCCTGGAGGGATGGAGCTCCTTCTCCCGactctcctccttcttcttggGCAGGCCTCTGTGCTCCGACCACCTCCCGCAGGGCATCCATCCATTCCTGGGCCTTGAGCTGATCGTCCGCCCGAAGTCGAAGCACATCTTTGGGGAAAACGATCTGGAAGCAGTCCCCTCTGTCTGTCCACGGCTCTCCGTTCTCTGGCTCCTGATCATGCTGCACGGCCGAGCAGGAGGCCATGGAGTACTGGAGCACAGGCTGGGACACAGACCCACGGCCCTCAGTGGGGAAGGCCCGGAGAGCAGATCTGGTCAGGACGAAGGTGAAGGCCCGCCAGTTGTTCTGATCCACCAGCTGGTGGAGCAGACCAGCTTTGAGGATATCCTGGTAGCGTTGGGTGAACAGAGGCAGGGTGGTGggtctgctcaggacgccagaATTAGACTGCAGAGAGAGTGATGCCTCCGCTGAGGTGGGGGTGTCGCTGTCACCATCAGGCCTGGTGTCGAGCCCAGACGGAGAGGGAGACGAGGAGGGTGACATGGGTGCAGGGAACTTGACAATCTGTTGCTTTTCCGCTCCGGTCTTACGCTGGTGGTTCTCCTTCCTCGTGGGTCTGGCTGCCTGCACCTTCTCCAAAATCAGCCGTCTCCACTCCACGGCCTCCCATTGGCTGGCTGCCCTCAGCTGGAGACGCGTGCTGTTGAAGAACAAAGCCTGCAGCGTGCGTTGATCGGCGGGCTGGGTGATTTGGCCGGGCTGGCTGCAGGGTGCTGGTGAGATGACGCTCTGGCAGTGTGACAGAGAGTAGGCGGTGCCCAGCTGGCGGTTGGCGCTGCTGTCCAGAGTGTACAGCCGGAGCTCACAGGGTGTCAGCTCGACGTGGCAAGGCGTCCAGCGGCCCCGGGGCCCCTCGCGCTGCTCCATCTCACCCTGCTTCACCacactgctactgctgctttTATCAGCTGGACGGAGacggagaggaggggagaaatGAGACACGGATGAGTAATATGTGTGAGTGTTCAgcagaaatataaatacaaactgttttattctggATAAACCTTGGAAACGGCACGTCTTCTGTGGGCACAAATAACAAGTTAGACACTatagtgttttaaaaaatgtgaatgtttcGAGCATTCTGATACTAATATCGTGTCACTGGATCCATGTGACTTTATCAAGGACACAAGACCATTCAGAGGCTTTATCAAACCTGACAATTAGCTTCAAAGGTTTGTATCATTCAAGGATGTCAGCAGCTGTagttttttaatggtttaaaagctgctaaggttttttttgttg is from Epinephelus moara isolate mb chromosome 7, YSFRI_EMoa_1.0, whole genome shotgun sequence and encodes:
- the plekhm3 gene encoding pleckstrin homology domain-containing family M member 3, with amino-acid sequence MEGLEQLDMVGDISPALEATEDFIHCMDGIQGPSQAQTGTLQPSRQPKQLQEVSSAALGKLSSSGVWGLLAREQPEVGPLGLAWADNFSVLGLGMGLRHGKRSRARSTNDLAAHSKECTNNAANSSSNSAFKKGHNRSRSDVNYRPSAYTDNGLPTVDCNTLKNMILNHQPEADKSSSSSVVKQGEMEQREGPRGRWTPCHVELTPCELRLYTLDSSANRQLGTAYSLSHCQSVISPAPCSQPGQITQPADQRTLQALFFNSTRLQLRAASQWEAVEWRRLILEKVQAARPTRKENHQRKTGAEKQQIVKFPAPMSPSSSPSPSGLDTRPDGDSDTPTSAEASLSLQSNSGVLSRPTTLPLFTQRYQDILKAGLLHQLVDQNNWRAFTFVLTRSALRAFPTEGRGSVSQPVLQYSMASCSAVQHDQEPENGEPWTDRGDCFQIVFPKDVLRLRADDQLKAQEWMDALREVVGAQRPAQEEGGESGEGAPSLQGVLLRSKPSRERRQREAQKAKRQSVTTSFLSILTCLAVEKGLTAQSFRCAGCQRPVGLSRGKAKVCYYSGWYYCTSCHQDNSFLIPARLLHNWDTSKHKVSKQAKEFLEFVYEEPLLDIQQLNPCLYEHCEPLSTVLRLRQQLQSLRAYLFSCRATVAEDLRRRIFPREYLLQHIHLYSMADLQQVIDGKLAPFLSKVIKFASSHVFSCSLCREKGFICELCQNGQVIYPFQESATKRYRSS